In a single window of the Cupriavidus sp. P-10 genome:
- a CDS encoding AzlC family ABC transporter permease codes for MLLGVVPFGLIYGVLAVGAGMPAWLACAMSAIVFGGASQMILTQLWTAGTPAVVITLTVAMVNLRHALYSATIAPTLAHLPRRWKALIAYLLTDEAFAAMTRRLGDTGPRAQYRHWYYFGGGFALWASWQVSTLAGVLVGAQVPRDWPLDFFLPLTFIGIIVPGLKHRSHVAAAVAASVLAVACFGLPHKLGLMVAALGGIVVGMLVLGRGNRPGPRAAAHAGSVGKEAA; via the coding sequence ATGCTGCTGGGCGTGGTGCCGTTCGGCCTGATCTACGGCGTGCTGGCAGTCGGCGCCGGCATGCCGGCCTGGCTGGCCTGTGCCATGAGCGCGATCGTGTTCGGCGGCGCGTCGCAGATGATCCTGACCCAGCTGTGGACCGCCGGCACGCCCGCGGTGGTGATCACGCTGACGGTGGCTATGGTCAACCTGCGCCATGCGCTGTATTCCGCGACGATAGCGCCCACGCTGGCACACCTGCCACGCCGCTGGAAAGCGCTGATCGCCTACCTGCTGACCGACGAAGCCTTCGCCGCGATGACGCGCCGGCTGGGCGATACGGGTCCGCGCGCGCAATACCGTCACTGGTATTACTTTGGCGGCGGCTTCGCGCTGTGGGCCAGTTGGCAGGTATCGACGCTGGCCGGCGTGCTGGTCGGCGCCCAGGTGCCGCGCGACTGGCCACTCGACTTTTTCCTGCCGCTGACCTTCATCGGCATCATCGTCCCCGGGCTCAAGCATCGCTCCCATGTGGCCGCCGCGGTGGCTGCCAGCGTATTGGCGGTGGCCTGCTTCGGCCTGCCGCACAAGCTCGGGCTGATGGTGGCGGCGCTGGGCGGCATCGTCGTCGGCATGCTGGTGCTGGGCCGAGGAAACCGCCCGGGCCCGCGTGCAGCCGCCCATGCCGGATCGGTCGGCAAGGAGGCCGCATGA
- a CDS encoding aminoglycoside phosphotransferase family protein, translating to MAALPHDPRLDQLKAWVSGLGPAWSADPDSCAPASADASFRRYFRVRTGNPAHPTAIVMDAPPAHEDCRPFIHVCQLFGDAGVTVPTVLAQDLAQGFLLLADLGNQTYLSRLDDSTAHGMYADAAAALVRIQAATRPGELPAYDRALLQRELDLFPQWYVARHLGATLTDSQQADLREVMDALLENNLAQPQVYVHRDYHSRNLMVLDGGANPGVLDFQDAVIGPITYDAVSLWRDAYIEWDEEQQLDWLIRYWERARKAGLPVNADFGEFYRDFEWMGLQRHLKVLGIFARLYHRDGKDGYLANLPLVLKYTRSVAGRYTELRKLIRLLDALEGAASPAGYTF from the coding sequence ATGGCAGCTCTTCCCCACGACCCGCGCCTGGACCAGCTCAAGGCCTGGGTGTCCGGCCTTGGCCCGGCCTGGTCCGCCGATCCCGACTCCTGCGCTCCCGCATCGGCCGACGCCAGCTTCCGCCGCTATTTCCGCGTGCGCACCGGCAACCCGGCGCACCCGACCGCCATCGTCATGGATGCGCCGCCGGCACATGAGGACTGCCGACCCTTCATCCACGTCTGCCAGCTGTTCGGCGACGCAGGCGTGACCGTGCCGACCGTGCTGGCGCAGGACCTGGCGCAGGGTTTCCTGCTGCTCGCGGACCTGGGCAACCAGACTTACCTGTCCCGGCTGGACGATTCCACCGCCCATGGCATGTATGCCGACGCCGCCGCGGCGCTGGTCCGCATCCAGGCCGCCACGCGCCCCGGCGAGCTGCCCGCCTACGACCGCGCGCTGCTGCAGCGCGAGCTCGACCTGTTCCCGCAGTGGTATGTCGCCAGGCACCTTGGCGCCACGCTGACCGACAGCCAGCAGGCCGACCTGCGCGAAGTGATGGATGCGCTGCTTGAGAACAACCTGGCGCAGCCGCAGGTCTACGTGCACCGCGACTATCACTCGCGCAACCTGATGGTGCTGGACGGCGGCGCCAATCCCGGCGTGCTGGATTTCCAGGACGCGGTGATCGGCCCGATCACCTATGACGCGGTCTCGCTGTGGCGCGACGCCTATATCGAATGGGACGAGGAACAGCAGCTCGACTGGCTGATCCGCTACTGGGAGCGCGCGCGCAAGGCCGGCCTGCCGGTCAACGCGGATTTCGGCGAGTTCTACCGCGATTTCGAATGGATGGGCCTGCAGCGCCACCTGAAGGTGCTGGGCATCTTCGCCCGCCTGTACCACCGCGACGGCAAGGACGGCTACCTCGCCAACCTGCCGCTGGTGCTGAAGTACACCCGCAGCGTTGCCGGCCGCTATACCGAGCTGCGCAAGCTGATCCGGCTGCTGGACGCGCTGGAAGGCGCGGCCAGCCCGGCCGGCTATACATTCTGA
- a CDS encoding LPS-assembly protein LptD, translated as MTEQRRTPNNRALLSPAPTGAAARARRAGRLSAGRLRPLVLAMAGLSAGAQAQMSGSAIPDLDQVEPVFEAAPQAPELPAVSGELVPRLAEPPKTSEPDSGAPTFIEGDRMTGYSERGVELEGHAELRRDGGVVKGDKLSYDQDTDEAHAQGNVRLSRSGTLAVGPEAKLKVEANEGYMLSPDYYFQQTGGAGKAERIDFLDKDRSTIKRASYTTCSPDNADWYFSANQIDLDSDRQVGVAYGGVLNFFGVPIAAAPAFSFPLNDDRRSGFLAPLMGYGSRSGFDLTMPYYFNIAPNRDLTIYPRLMTERGLQLGGEYRYLGQGYSGRIRAEFLPDDQKTNSNRWAYSIQHNQNLAKGLNAYLNVNRVSDDQYPDDFNRSVAQSAQRQYVQEGGVTYNWQDFFLMARVQKFQTLRPSEPSYERVPQLNGKYIRYDLGGFDVQVEADYTRFRIPLTSTGFQQPQGERMFIQPSISYPIVRAGWYVTPKVTFNATQYQMESQDNTPNAQTNFSRVLPTVSLDSAMTFERDAPTVSRLFGVNYLQTLEPRLFYVYTPFRDQSQFPLFDTVQSDFGYGQIFSENPFTGYDRIADNNKITGGLTTRLIEADSGIERFRGTIAQRYDFTGQRVQINGTLADPKPGASDLLAATTIQMFRGYYLDMGVQYNLDTDRVNYGNVAFSYRPEPRKVFNAGYRYRRPTAVTDNTAIDQFELSGQWPITRRAYAIARFAFDLSASQMVDTLAGVEYAADCWVGRVVYQRFRNTTQGYTGRVFLQVEFRGLSKIGSNPLNILRLNVPGYEPVSAKPVPTTQYDHYE; from the coding sequence ATGACCGAACAACGACGAACACCGAATAACAGGGCCTTGCTTTCGCCTGCCCCCACTGGCGCCGCCGCCCGCGCCAGGCGTGCCGGCCGCCTGAGCGCTGGCCGGCTGCGTCCGCTGGTGCTGGCCATGGCCGGGCTGTCGGCCGGCGCCCAGGCGCAGATGTCGGGCTCGGCGATTCCGGACCTGGACCAGGTCGAGCCGGTGTTCGAAGCCGCGCCGCAGGCGCCCGAACTGCCCGCGGTTTCCGGCGAACTGGTGCCGCGGCTGGCCGAGCCCCCCAAGACCAGCGAGCCTGATTCCGGCGCACCGACGTTCATCGAGGGTGACCGCATGACCGGCTACAGCGAGCGCGGCGTCGAGCTCGAAGGCCATGCCGAGCTGCGTCGCGACGGCGGCGTGGTCAAGGGCGACAAGCTGAGCTACGACCAGGATACCGACGAGGCCCATGCCCAGGGCAACGTGCGGCTGTCGCGCAGCGGCACGCTGGCGGTGGGGCCCGAGGCCAAGCTGAAGGTCGAGGCCAACGAAGGCTACATGCTGTCGCCGGACTACTACTTCCAGCAGACCGGCGGCGCCGGCAAGGCCGAGCGCATCGACTTCCTGGACAAGGACCGCAGCACCATCAAGCGGGCGTCGTACACCACCTGCTCGCCGGACAACGCGGACTGGTATTTCAGCGCGAACCAGATCGACCTGGACAGCGACCGCCAGGTGGGCGTTGCCTATGGCGGCGTGCTGAATTTTTTCGGCGTGCCGATCGCGGCGGCGCCGGCGTTCAGCTTCCCGCTGAACGATGACCGTCGCAGCGGCTTCCTGGCGCCGCTGATGGGCTACGGCTCGCGCTCGGGTTTCGACCTGACGATGCCGTACTACTTCAACATCGCGCCGAACCGCGACCTGACCATCTACCCGCGGCTGATGACGGAGCGGGGCCTGCAGCTGGGCGGCGAGTACCGCTACCTGGGGCAGGGCTACTCCGGCCGCATCCGCGCCGAGTTCCTGCCTGACGACCAGAAGACCAACTCGAACCGCTGGGCCTACTCGATCCAGCACAACCAGAACCTGGCCAAGGGGCTGAACGCCTACCTGAACGTCAACCGGGTCTCGGATGACCAGTACCCGGACGACTTCAACCGCAGCGTGGCGCAGTCCGCGCAGCGCCAGTATGTGCAGGAAGGCGGCGTCACCTACAACTGGCAGGACTTCTTCCTGATGGCGCGGGTGCAGAAATTCCAGACGCTGCGCCCCAGCGAGCCGTCGTACGAGCGCGTGCCGCAGCTCAACGGCAAGTACATCCGCTATGACCTGGGCGGTTTCGACGTGCAGGTGGAGGCGGACTATACGCGCTTCCGAATCCCGCTGACGTCCACGGGCTTCCAGCAGCCGCAGGGCGAGCGCATGTTCATCCAGCCGAGCATCAGCTATCCGATCGTGCGCGCTGGCTGGTACGTGACGCCCAAGGTCACATTCAACGCGACCCAGTACCAGATGGAGTCGCAGGACAATACGCCCAACGCGCAGACCAATTTCTCGCGCGTGCTGCCCACGGTCAGCCTGGATTCGGCCATGACGTTCGAGCGCGATGCGCCGACTGTCAGCCGGCTGTTCGGCGTCAACTACCTGCAGACGCTGGAACCGCGCCTGTTCTACGTGTATACGCCGTTCCGCGATCAGAGCCAGTTTCCGCTGTTCGACACGGTTCAGTCCGACTTCGGTTACGGCCAGATCTTCAGCGAGAACCCGTTCACCGGCTACGACCGGATCGCCGACAACAACAAGATCACCGGCGGCCTGACCACGCGCCTGATCGAGGCCGACTCCGGCATCGAGCGTTTCCGCGGCACCATCGCGCAGCGCTACGACTTCACCGGGCAGCGCGTGCAGATCAATGGCACGCTGGCAGACCCCAAGCCCGGCGCCTCCGATCTGCTCGCGGCGACCACTATCCAGATGTTCCGGGGCTATTACCTGGACATGGGCGTGCAGTACAACCTCGATACCGACCGGGTCAACTACGGCAACGTGGCGTTTTCATACCGCCCCGAGCCGCGCAAGGTCTTCAACGCCGGCTACCGCTACCGCCGTCCGACCGCCGTGACCGACAACACCGCGATCGACCAGTTCGAGCTGTCAGGGCAGTGGCCGATCACGCGGCGCGCCTATGCCATCGCGCGCTTTGCCTTCGACCTGAGCGCCAGCCAGATGGTCGATACGCTGGCCGGCGTCGAATACGCCGCGGACTGCTGGGTCGGCCGCGTGGTCTATCAGCGTTTCCGCAACACCACACAGGGCTACACCGGGCGGGTCTTCCTGCAGGTGGAGTTCCGTGGCCTTTCCAAGATCGGGTCCAATCCGCTGAACATCCTGCGGCTGAACGTGCCGGGCTACGAGCCCGTGTCCGCCAAGCCGGTGCCGACGACCCAGTACGATCACTATGAATGA
- a CDS encoding peptidylprolyl isomerase: MKRQEFAVFSFLMTSWHRLLLPAVLAAVAVPAAAQLKAPGAGRATGIFVPQSSDVTAPASQPKLGVPQPGDQKRSQLVDEVVAVVNSSVITRRELLDRADEIEGQLRAAGRPVPPRADLLGEVLERLVMERVQTQAAQEAGIRVTDQEIDRAIESVAQQNRMNATELRRRVEASGMTWTKYRDELRKQVQVIRLREREVDSKVQVYDGEIDNFLAARGGQAAATGPTEYNVAQILVRVPENASDAQKQAQRAKAEGLLKQAQGGADFAQLAQANSEGPEAAQGGAMGFREIGRLPALFANSVVDLQPGALAPQVVESAAGFHVVKLIAKRAAPASGPAAAGKITQTQVRHILIRTGPNMPEAEARRQLSTLRDRITHGGDFADAAKRFSQDGSAQNGGDLGWVSPGELVPEFEQAMSRLRPNEISEPVVTQFGVHLIQVLNRRETELSPEKQRDFARAEVREQKLRAAYDDWVRQLRSQAYVEYRINRQR; this comes from the coding sequence ATGAAACGTCAAGAATTCGCCGTGTTTTCCTTTCTCATGACGTCGTGGCACCGCCTGCTGCTGCCGGCGGTGCTGGCCGCGGTCGCCGTTCCGGCCGCCGCGCAGCTGAAGGCGCCGGGCGCGGGCCGTGCCACCGGCATCTTCGTGCCGCAGTCGTCCGACGTCACCGCGCCGGCGAGCCAGCCCAAGCTCGGCGTGCCGCAGCCTGGCGACCAGAAGCGCTCGCAGTTGGTGGACGAGGTGGTCGCCGTGGTCAACAGCAGCGTGATCACGCGCCGCGAGCTGCTCGACCGCGCCGACGAAATCGAAGGCCAGCTGCGCGCCGCCGGCCGTCCCGTCCCGCCGCGCGCTGACCTGCTCGGCGAGGTGCTGGAGCGCCTGGTGATGGAACGCGTGCAGACCCAGGCCGCGCAGGAAGCCGGCATCCGCGTGACCGACCAGGAGATCGACCGCGCCATCGAATCGGTGGCGCAGCAGAACCGCATGAACGCCACCGAGCTGCGCCGCCGCGTGGAAGCCAGCGGCATGACCTGGACCAAGTACCGCGACGAACTGCGCAAGCAGGTGCAGGTGATCCGCCTGCGCGAACGCGAGGTCGATTCCAAGGTGCAGGTCTACGACGGCGAGATCGACAACTTCCTGGCTGCCCGCGGTGGCCAGGCCGCGGCCACCGGCCCGACCGAGTACAACGTGGCGCAGATCCTCGTGCGCGTGCCCGAGAATGCCTCGGACGCGCAGAAGCAGGCGCAGCGCGCCAAGGCCGAGGGGCTGCTGAAGCAGGCCCAGGGCGGCGCGGATTTCGCGCAGCTGGCGCAAGCCAATTCGGAAGGCCCCGAAGCCGCGCAGGGCGGCGCCATGGGTTTCCGCGAGATCGGCCGCCTGCCGGCGCTGTTTGCCAACTCGGTGGTCGACCTCCAGCCTGGCGCCCTGGCGCCCCAGGTGGTGGAGAGCGCAGCGGGCTTCCATGTGGTCAAGCTGATCGCCAAGCGTGCCGCGCCGGCATCCGGCCCGGCCGCGGCAGGGAAGATCACCCAGACCCAGGTGCGCCACATCCTGATCCGCACCGGCCCGAACATGCCCGAGGCCGAGGCGCGCCGCCAGCTCAGCACGCTGCGCGATCGCATCACCCACGGCGGCGACTTTGCCGACGCGGCCAAGCGCTTCTCGCAGGACGGCTCGGCGCAGAACGGCGGCGATCTCGGCTGGGTCTCGCCGGGCGAGCTGGTGCCCGAATTCGAGCAGGCCATGAGCCGCCTGCGCCCGAACGAGATCTCCGAGCCGGTGGTCACGCAGTTCGGCGTGCACCTGATCCAGGTGCTGAACCGCCGCGAGACCGAGCTGTCGCCCGAGAAGCAGCGTGACTTCGCGCGCGCCGAGGTCCGCGAGCAGAAGCTGCGGGCCGCGTATGATGACTGGGTGCGCCAGCTTCGCTCGCAGGCGTACGTCGAGTACCGCATCAACCGGCAGCGCTGA
- the pdxA gene encoding 4-hydroxythreonine-4-phosphate dehydrogenase PdxA, translated as MPDPLSLAISTGEPAGIGPDITIGALLQLAGATHGNNGGSGHYRFHVLGDARLLAERAAALGVTHAWERRIAAGDVVIEDIPLAVACEPGRLDARNGPYVLALLDAAIDGCRAHGKAAPRYAAMVTAPVQKSTINDAGVPFTGHTEYLADSVRVPRVVMMLAGPQPAHDNAMLRVALATTHLPLRAVPDALSIPLLLQTLAIIDADLRRYFGIARPRILVTGLNPHAGESGHMGREEIDVIVPALAQAKDAGIDARGPFPADTLFQPRHLRDADCVLAMYHDQGLAPLKYGTFGHGVNITLGLPFIRTSVDHGTALDLAGTGQAEHGSMIEAIRSAVTMAGHANGRHPDGAGASHPGHTNPGLQPPC; from the coding sequence ATGCCTGACCCGCTATCCCTGGCCATTTCCACCGGCGAGCCCGCCGGCATCGGTCCCGATATCACCATCGGGGCGTTGCTGCAACTCGCCGGCGCCACCCATGGCAACAACGGCGGCAGCGGGCACTACCGCTTCCATGTGCTGGGCGATGCCCGCCTGCTGGCCGAGCGCGCCGCGGCGCTGGGCGTGACCCATGCCTGGGAGCGGCGCATCGCCGCCGGCGACGTGGTGATCGAGGATATCCCGCTGGCGGTCGCGTGCGAACCCGGCCGCCTGGACGCGCGCAACGGCCCCTACGTGCTGGCGCTGCTGGATGCCGCCATTGACGGCTGCCGCGCGCACGGGAAGGCCGCGCCGCGCTATGCGGCCATGGTCACGGCGCCGGTGCAGAAGAGCACCATCAACGACGCCGGCGTGCCGTTTACCGGCCACACCGAATACCTGGCCGACAGCGTCCGCGTGCCGCGCGTGGTGATGATGCTGGCCGGCCCGCAGCCCGCCCACGACAACGCCATGCTGCGCGTGGCGCTGGCGACCACCCACCTGCCGCTGCGCGCGGTGCCGGATGCGCTTTCCATTCCGCTGCTGCTGCAGACACTGGCCATCATCGATGCCGACCTGCGCCGCTACTTTGGCATCGCGCGGCCGCGCATCCTGGTCACGGGCCTGAACCCCCACGCCGGCGAAAGCGGACACATGGGCCGCGAAGAGATCGACGTGATCGTGCCCGCGCTGGCGCAGGCCAAGGATGCCGGCATCGATGCGCGCGGTCCCTTTCCCGCCGACACGCTGTTCCAGCCGCGCCACCTGCGCGATGCCGACTGCGTGCTGGCGATGTACCATGACCAGGGGCTGGCGCCGCTGAAATACGGCACCTTCGGCCACGGCGTGAACATCACGCTGGGGCTGCCTTTCATCCGCACTTCGGTGGATCACGGCACCGCGCTGGACCTGGCCGGCACCGGCCAGGCCGAGCATGGCAGCATGATCGAGGCCATCCGCAGTGCGGTCACCATGGCCGGCCATGCCAACGGCCGCCATCCCGATGGCGCCGGCGCCAGCCATCCGGGCCATACCAATCCTGGCTTGCAGCCGCCTTGCTGA
- the rsmA gene encoding 16S rRNA (adenine(1518)-N(6)/adenine(1519)-N(6))-dimethyltransferase RsmA, with amino-acid sequence MRSNVHQGHVARKRFGQNFLVDDTIIHGIVNAISPQAEDVLVEIGPGLGALTSPLLERIPQMQVVELDRDLVERLRRRYGERLQVHAGDALDFDFGKLEVTGRPLRIVGNLPYNISSPLLFHLMEFADQVRDQHFMLQKEVVERMVAEPGSKAFGRLSIMLQVRYYMEHVLDVPPGSFNPPPKVDSAVVRMIPWPRHNDGRLRSPHADCDITVLGDVVTAAFSQRRKVLRNTLSFLRDQVDFDAMGFDLGRRAEEVPVGEYVELARRLGGGAAGQAA; translated from the coding sequence ATGCGTTCCAACGTGCACCAGGGCCATGTGGCCCGCAAGCGATTCGGGCAGAACTTCCTGGTCGACGACACCATCATCCACGGCATCGTCAATGCCATCAGTCCGCAGGCCGAAGACGTGCTGGTCGAGATCGGGCCGGGCCTCGGCGCGCTGACCAGCCCGCTGCTCGAACGGATCCCGCAAATGCAGGTGGTCGAACTCGACCGCGACCTGGTCGAGCGCCTGCGTCGCCGCTACGGCGAGCGCCTGCAAGTCCATGCCGGCGACGCGCTGGACTTCGACTTCGGCAAGCTGGAAGTGACGGGGCGGCCGCTGCGCATCGTCGGCAACCTGCCATACAACATTTCCAGCCCGCTGCTGTTCCACCTGATGGAGTTTGCCGACCAGGTGCGCGACCAGCACTTCATGCTGCAGAAGGAAGTGGTGGAGCGCATGGTGGCCGAGCCCGGCAGCAAGGCCTTTGGCCGGCTCTCGATCATGCTGCAGGTGCGCTACTACATGGAGCATGTGCTGGACGTGCCGCCGGGCAGTTTCAACCCGCCGCCCAAGGTCGATTCCGCCGTGGTGCGCATGATCCCGTGGCCGCGGCATAACGATGGCCGCCTGCGCTCGCCGCATGCCGATTGCGACATCACCGTGCTCGGCGACGTGGTCACCGCGGCGTTCTCGCAGCGGCGCAAGGTGCTGCGCAATACGCTGTCGTTCCTGCGCGACCAGGTCGACTTCGACGCGATGGGCTTCGACCTCGGCCGCCGTGCCGAGGAAGTGCCCGTCGGCGAGTATGTCGAACTGGCCCGCCGCCTGGGCGGCGGCGCCGCAGGGCAGGCCGCCTGA
- the trpS gene encoding tryptophan--tRNA ligase, which produces MTAQSQSSQTNRRPVILTGDRPTGPLHLGHFVGSLQSRVALQDSHEQYLLLADTQAMTDNAHDPDKVRRNVLEVALDYLAVGIDPAKTTITVQSHLPALAELTLMYLNFVTVSRLERNPTIKEEIQARGFGRDIPAGFLCYPAAQAADITAFKAQVVPVGEDQAPLIEQTNEIVRRINNQVGRDILPECKALIPKFGRLPGVDGKAKMSKSMGNAIALGASPEQIKAAVHSMYTDPNHLKVSDPGQVEGNVVFTYLDAFDPNNEEVEALKEHYRKGGLGDMVLKRRIEGILQDMLAPIRARREELAKNPDYVFDVLRQGTQKARELTQQTLEEVRDALGMFSFEARR; this is translated from the coding sequence ATGACAGCCCAGTCCCAATCCAGCCAAACCAACCGGCGTCCCGTGATCCTGACCGGCGACCGTCCCACCGGCCCGCTGCACCTCGGCCACTTCGTCGGCTCGCTGCAGAGCCGCGTGGCGCTGCAGGATTCGCATGAGCAGTACCTGCTGCTGGCCGACACCCAGGCCATGACCGACAATGCGCACGATCCCGACAAGGTACGCCGCAACGTGCTGGAAGTGGCGCTGGACTACCTGGCGGTCGGCATCGACCCGGCCAAGACCACCATCACCGTGCAGTCGCACCTGCCGGCGCTGGCCGAGCTGACGCTGATGTACCTGAACTTCGTCACGGTATCGCGGCTGGAGCGCAACCCGACCATCAAGGAAGAGATCCAGGCGCGCGGTTTCGGCCGCGATATCCCGGCCGGGTTCCTGTGTTACCCGGCCGCGCAGGCGGCCGACATTACCGCCTTCAAGGCCCAGGTGGTGCCGGTGGGCGAAGACCAGGCCCCGCTGATCGAGCAGACCAACGAGATCGTGCGCCGCATCAACAACCAGGTCGGCCGCGACATACTGCCGGAGTGCAAGGCGCTGATCCCGAAGTTCGGTCGCCTGCCCGGCGTCGACGGCAAGGCCAAGATGAGCAAGTCGATGGGCAACGCGATCGCGCTGGGCGCGTCGCCTGAGCAGATCAAGGCCGCGGTGCACAGCATGTACACCGATCCGAACCACCTGAAGGTGTCCGATCCGGGCCAGGTCGAGGGCAACGTGGTGTTCACCTACCTGGACGCGTTCGACCCGAACAACGAGGAAGTCGAAGCGCTGAAGGAGCACTATCGCAAGGGCGGCCTGGGCGACATGGTGCTCAAGCGCCGCATCGAAGGCATCCTGCAGGACATGCTGGCCCCGATCCGCGCGCGTCGCGAAGAGCTGGCCAAGAACCCGGACTATGTCTTCGATGTGCTGCGCCAGGGCACGCAGAAGGCGCGCGAGCTGACCCAGCAGACGCTGGAGGAAGTGCGCGACGCACTGGGGATGTTCTCGTTCGAGGCACGCCGCTGA
- a CDS encoding DMT family transporter, with translation MAVGLMVVLCAGWGLQQVVIKVAAPLMGAVLQAGVRSAVAALLVFGFAAWRGTPIWRRDGTLNAGLLAGLLFGAEFFCIFVGLGHTTASRMAVFLYTAPIFTALGLHFVVPGERLHAGQWLGVALAFVGMALAFADGIAAPSAHGSTLLGDALGIVAGALWAATTVVVRASPLATAPASKTLLYQLAVSAVLLLAMAVAAGQTATVQIDGVVLASLFYQSVLIAFASYLTWFWLLRRYLASRLSVFSFLTPLFGVAFGVVLMHDSVGPRFAVAAVLVLAGIVLVNRRA, from the coding sequence ATGGCGGTGGGCCTGATGGTGGTGCTGTGCGCCGGCTGGGGCCTGCAACAGGTAGTGATCAAGGTGGCCGCGCCGCTGATGGGCGCGGTGCTGCAGGCCGGCGTGCGCTCGGCAGTGGCGGCGCTGCTGGTGTTCGGCTTTGCCGCCTGGCGCGGCACGCCGATCTGGCGCCGCGACGGCACGCTCAATGCCGGACTGCTGGCGGGGCTGCTGTTCGGCGCCGAGTTCTTCTGCATCTTTGTCGGGCTGGGCCACACCACGGCTTCGCGCATGGCGGTGTTCCTGTACACCGCGCCGATCTTCACCGCGCTGGGGTTGCATTTCGTGGTTCCCGGCGAGCGGCTGCACGCCGGGCAATGGCTGGGCGTGGCGCTGGCGTTCGTGGGCATGGCGCTGGCGTTTGCCGATGGCATTGCGGCACCGTCGGCCCATGGCAGCACGCTGCTCGGCGATGCGCTGGGCATCGTGGCCGGGGCGTTGTGGGCCGCTACCACCGTGGTGGTGCGCGCCAGTCCGCTGGCAACCGCACCGGCCAGCAAGACGCTGCTGTACCAGCTGGCGGTCTCGGCGGTGCTGCTGCTGGCGATGGCGGTGGCCGCGGGCCAGACCGCGACCGTGCAGATCGACGGCGTGGTGCTGGCGAGCCTGTTCTACCAGTCGGTGCTGATCGCGTTTGCGAGCTACCTGACATGGTTCTGGCTGCTGCGGCGCTACCTGGCGTCGCGGCTTTCGGTGTTTTCCTTCCTCACGCCGCTGTTTGGCGTGGCCTTCGGCGTGGTGCTGATGCACGACTCCGTAGGGCCGCGCTTCGCGGTGGCGGCCGTGCTGGTGCTGGCGGGGATTGTGCTGGTGAATCGGCGGGCGTGA
- the gloA gene encoding lactoylglutathione lyase, protein MRLLHTMLRVGDMQRSIDFYTRILGMQLLRESDNPEYKYRLAFVGYGPETETAVLELTYNYGVDQYDLGTAYGHIALETDNAAAACERIRAAGGKVTREAGPVKGGTTVIAFVEDPDGYKIELIERHSTRDASRP, encoded by the coding sequence ATGCGACTCCTCCACACCATGCTGCGCGTCGGCGACATGCAGCGCTCCATCGATTTCTACACCCGCATTCTCGGCATGCAGCTGCTGCGCGAGAGCGACAACCCTGAATACAAGTACCGCCTCGCCTTCGTCGGCTATGGCCCCGAAACCGAAACCGCGGTGCTGGAACTGACCTACAACTACGGCGTTGACCAGTATGACCTGGGCACCGCCTACGGCCATATCGCGCTGGAGACCGACAACGCCGCGGCGGCGTGCGAGCGCATCCGCGCGGCCGGGGGCAAGGTCACCCGCGAAGCCGGGCCGGTCAAGGGCGGCACCACCGTAATCGCCTTTGTCGAAGATCCGGACGGCTACAAGATCGAGCTGATCGAGCGCCATTCCACCCGCGACGCCAGCCGTCCCTGA